The genomic stretch agaACTGCCAGTGCCTTGTTCATGGACTTCCCAGACTgtgagcaatattttttttttttacaaattccCAATCttgtattttgtcatagcaacacaaaTGGATTAAGATATCAGGGTGCTGGTCTTCCCTCCAATGGTGTGCAAAACAGCAGCATTGTAGTGACTTCCCATGTCacttaggaaaaataaagcaaatgcttCACATGGCTTGCAAGATTGTACATGATAAGTTTTATCCCTTGCACTAACTGCATCTGCTACTGCTCTTGCCTCATTCACACCTCACTAGCACACTTTATCTCCTGAGGTTCCTTAAGCATGCCAAATGCCTTTCTTCTGAAGAGCCTTAACAACTACTTCCTTTAGTTGAAATATTCTTCCTGCTGTACTATACACAGCCCATTCCTTCACTTGACAATGGCCAGTTATATCCTCCAatatcatcttttttaaaaaaaaatcgttTTTTAACatatgtttatttgttgttgatggacctttattttatttgcttatttatatgtggtgctgagtattgaacccagtgtctcacacatgctaggcaagtgctctaccactgagccataaccccagcccatctGATATCATCTTCACAGAAACTGACTGTTCATCTAAAATATCTTACTGAAGTCACTTTCTCTTCTATCAAGCTGTTTCATCTAACCCTATCTTGTTTTCAAAATACTTAGTCATGGGTCTGGGAGTATAGCTCactggtagggtgcttgcctagcacacatgagtacctggatttgatccccagcaccaaaaaacaaaaaactttttagCTAGGCATTATAGCAGCGTTATCACTTGAAGTCAGGAGTTCAAGACAAGTATGGGTTtggtctcaaaaagaaaaataataataatttattaatgagTATATTACTCATTAATGGGTAATAATAATAGGTATTATTCTGATGtcaattatttttgtattcagtGTTTAAAGTTTACTTATCATTGGAGTTGCTGTGGAGTTCCTGTCACAAGTGTGGTCACACTGGGATGGATTCCTCCTCTTTCTCAGTGACCAGTTTAGACACAGTGGACCCAAAGTTGCAGCATTTCATTGAGGTGGAAACTCAGAAGCAGCGCTTCCAGCAGCTGGTACACCAGATGACTGGACTTTGTTGGGAGAAATGCATGGACAAGCCTGGGCCAAAGTTGGACAGTCGATCTGAGGCCTGTTTTGTGAACTGCGTTGAACGCTTCATTGATACGAGCCAATTCATCTTGAATCGACTGGAACAGACCCAGAAATCCAAGCCAGTCTTCTCAGAAAGCTTTTCTGACTGATCTCAGCATTACCTTTTTGGAAAAGGAAGGTAGTTCAAGAAAGGAAGAGCTGTTGATGGGATGGTTGAAGAATTGACTATGGGGAATTGGCTCCCTTGCCTTGTGTCACTCATGGAACATTTGTCATCTGAGAATAATTGTTTTGTGTGGGGTTTGGGGGTTATACATGTAATTGGTTGTGTTTTTTAATGTTAATCTTGTAAAAATAATTGACAGAAAACTATTAGATGCATATTATTGAATGTAAGACTGCTTTATCTCAAGTTTCCCTTAACTGCTATAATTTTGAGAGTGGAACTGCTTTCTGTCACTTGATGTTGGGATTACATAGGTAAAATCTCTATGTgaatttctttcacatttctaGGGAGATCTTTGTGACTGAAAAGACGAACAGTGGCAGAGTATAATTTGGCACTTAACTGGGGGCCTCCTTATCTAGAATTTAACTACATGtgctggaaaaaaatctttggagtGTTCATACAGTACACTTCAGCTTTCTAGGTTGTGTCCCTCCCTATGCTATGATTTACTTAAATAGCTATATGAAAGTATGATCTTAAGGTAGAACAGACAGCCTAAGGATCTAGAGGCCTTGAATTATACAGGAATCTGGCTGGTAAACATGATGCTCATTACTAGGCAGCCACAGGAAGAAGTAAACTTATACTGTATACCAggataaaaacaaattcaaagatGTGCCTAAAAAAAGTATATAACTTAGACCAGTCAGAAACTAGCAGTGTTAAGTAGAGATGCATGCCTGATGTTAATCATTATAGATTCAATTTACTGTACTTTTTTGACTATTGAAATAAAAGTTTCTACTCTGAAAAAATAGTTTACTTATCATTAGTGGTTTATAATTATGCTGGGTCCATTGCTACTATTAATATTTAGGATTTTTGTACCTATGTAAGTGAGGTTGCCATCTACCttagtgtttttgtttatttatttattttgctgtggGATTAGCCTGTTCAGGCTGgtaca from Sciurus carolinensis chromosome 17, mSciCar1.2, whole genome shotgun sequence encodes the following:
- the LOC124968953 gene encoding mitochondrial import inner membrane translocase subunit Tim8 A-like, with the protein product MDFPDLFKVYLSLELLWSSCHKCGHTGMDSSSFSVTSLDTVDPKLQHFIEVETQKQRFQQLVHQMTGLCWEKCMDKPGPKLDSRSEACFVNCVERFIDTSQFILNRLEQTQKSKPVFSESFSD